A stretch of Leisingera sp. S132 DNA encodes these proteins:
- a CDS encoding caspase family protein, translated as MAVPGRGGGVVLALLALVNSPARAGERIALVVGNSNYAHTAPLANPGNDARVMAAALEGAGFEVTTLLDADLGGMKQALLRFGRRLRGEGGRPGCARKW; from the coding sequence TTGGCTGTTCCGGGCCGCGGTGGCGGGGTGGTGCTGGCGCTCCTGGCGCTTGTCAATTCTCCGGCCCGGGCGGGGGAGCGGATTGCGCTGGTGGTGGGCAATTCGAACTATGCCCATACCGCGCCGCTGGCCAATCCCGGCAATGATGCGCGGGTGATGGCGGCAGCGCTGGAGGGGGCGGGGTTCGAGGTGACCACGCTCTTGGATGCGGATCTGGGCGGTATGAAACAGGCGCTCTTGCGGTTCGGGCGGCGGCTGCGCGGCGAGGGGGGGAGGCCGGGCTGCGCCAGGAAGTGGTGA
- a CDS encoding response regulator gives MNILLVEDNDVDALILERTLKKQSPSARIVRACDGLEALEILTTERARDLPRPFFILLDINMPRMNGHEFLEELRAKDEISGNIVFMFTTSDNPKDIARAYHRNVSGYIIKPSSAAGTKKVLSALQDMWEICTPPQCATA, from the coding sequence ATGAACATCCTTCTGGTTGAGGACAATGACGTGGATGCGCTCATCCTGGAGCGCACGCTGAAAAAGCAGTCCCCGTCAGCCAGGATCGTGCGGGCCTGCGACGGCCTGGAGGCGCTGGAGATCCTCACCACTGAACGCGCGCGGGACCTGCCGCGCCCGTTCTTCATCCTGCTGGACATCAACATGCCGCGCATGAACGGGCATGAGTTTCTTGAGGAACTGCGCGCCAAGGACGAGATTTCCGGCAACATCGTGTTCATGTTCACCACTTCGGACAACCCCAAGGACATCGCCCGTGCCTACCACCGCAACGTGAGCGGCTACATCATCAAGCCAAGCTCCGCCGCCGGCACCAAAAAGGTGCTGAGCGCGCTGCAGGATATGTGGGAGATATGCACCCCGCCGCAATGCGCCACGGCCTGA
- a CDS encoding CHASE domain-containing protein encodes MQNWRRLFSHSHLSLIHVLIIGLSLMMTLGAWYYAKAQTETRTENAFKAARDQAVGLISARMAKYEDALWAGVSAVQSHGGDMSYQEWKEFARSLRVDKRYAGINGIGIIHHVEPGDFESYLQTRRQERPGFAVYPDHENSIRLPISFIEPEDINAAAVGLDVAHEVNRRTAALASSATGEARITGPIVLVQDESSTPGFLFYAPFYTGGISTSAAPDERHLDGMVYAPFVVRKLMAGLLSKDLRHVRFSISDGGETIYDEHDPADPQFDPAPRFSETVEMEIYGRTWTLDFRTSLGFRQAHSYSQPVLILIGGLVIETLVISLLFLMARSGRRARAYADRVTADLKEKTLRLEKAHDELEQFVYITSHDLKTPVRGIGALTEMIQEDLEDYFNSADADPDVAANLARITERVARMNNLTQGVMEYARTGVHSAEDAELCLQDMIKALRSDFGLSGTQLELSGNATRITTDTFNFVRVLENLVGNAVKYHPDPEQAQITVTVEDKGSRYDVSVCDNGAGIAPDYHSRIFDVFQTLRRAGEPESTGIGLAIVKKSVEQHGFEVTVESEVGHGAEFRFSWPGQGRSAPAEHQDKAA; translated from the coding sequence TTGCAAAATTGGCGCCGGCTTTTCAGCCACAGCCATCTCTCGCTGATCCATGTTCTGATCATCGGCCTGTCGCTGATGATGACCCTCGGGGCCTGGTACTACGCCAAGGCGCAGACCGAGACCCGCACCGAAAACGCCTTCAAGGCCGCACGCGACCAGGCGGTCGGCCTGATTTCCGCCCGGATGGCGAAATATGAGGACGCGCTCTGGGCCGGTGTTTCCGCAGTACAGTCCCATGGCGGTGACATGAGTTATCAGGAGTGGAAGGAATTTGCGCGTTCCCTGCGTGTGGACAAACGCTATGCCGGGATCAACGGCATCGGCATCATTCATCATGTCGAGCCGGGCGACTTCGAAAGCTATCTGCAGACCCGGCGTCAGGAGCGGCCAGGGTTCGCCGTTTACCCGGATCACGAAAACAGCATCCGCCTGCCCATCTCCTTTATCGAGCCGGAAGACATCAACGCCGCAGCGGTTGGATTGGATGTCGCGCATGAGGTGAACCGCCGGACAGCAGCCCTGGCCAGCAGCGCAACAGGCGAAGCCCGGATCACCGGCCCGATCGTGCTGGTGCAGGATGAAAGCAGCACTCCGGGTTTCCTGTTCTATGCCCCCTTTTACACCGGCGGCATCAGCACCAGCGCCGCACCGGACGAACGGCATCTGGACGGCATGGTTTATGCGCCCTTTGTGGTCCGCAAGCTGATGGCGGGCTTGCTGTCCAAGGACCTCCGGCACGTGCGCTTCAGCATCAGTGACGGCGGCGAGACGATCTATGACGAACATGATCCGGCGGACCCTCAGTTCGACCCGGCCCCCCGGTTCTCCGAGACGGTCGAGATGGAGATTTACGGCCGCACCTGGACACTCGACTTCCGTACCAGCCTCGGCTTCCGGCAAGCGCACTCCTACTCCCAGCCGGTGCTGATCCTGATCGGCGGCCTGGTGATCGAAACGCTGGTGATTTCGCTGCTGTTCCTCATGGCGCGCTCCGGCAGGCGCGCCAGGGCCTATGCGGACCGGGTCACCGCGGACCTGAAGGAAAAGACCTTGAGGCTCGAGAAGGCCCACGACGAGCTGGAGCAGTTTGTCTACATCACCTCCCACGACCTGAAGACGCCGGTGCGCGGTATCGGGGCGCTGACGGAGATGATCCAGGAAGACCTGGAAGACTACTTCAACTCCGCTGATGCAGACCCGGATGTGGCCGCCAACCTGGCCCGGATCACCGAACGGGTGGCCCGGATGAACAACCTGACGCAGGGGGTGATGGAATATGCGCGGACCGGCGTGCATTCAGCCGAAGACGCGGAGCTGTGCCTGCAGGATATGATCAAGGCGCTGCGGTCCGACTTTGGCCTGTCCGGCACCCAGCTGGAGCTGAGCGGCAACGCAACCCGCATCACCACGGATACCTTCAACTTTGTCCGCGTGCTGGAAAACCTTGTGGGTAATGCGGTCAAGTACCACCCCGACCCGGAACAGGCACAGATCACTGTCACAGTGGAGGATAAAGGAAGCCGCTACGACGTCTCGGTCTGCGACAACGGCGCCGGCATCGCTCCTGACTACCACAGCAGGATCTTCGATGTCTTTCAGACGCTGCGCCGCGCCGGTGAGCCGGAAAGCACCGGCATAGGCCTCGCCATCGTCAAGAAATCTGTGGAACAGCACGGGTTTGAGGTGACCGTGGAATCAGAGGTTGGACACGGCGCCGAATTCCGGTTTAGCTGGCCGGGCCAGGGGCGCAGTGCCCCGGCAGAACACCAAGACAAAGCCGCCTGA
- a CDS encoding Hint domain-containing protein, which produces MGQTVTASLSSVQAYPAERFRVEYGANAGDPLGVLEDLVLDDIYLLDGPAPPQRLGIAAHHDGSFTIAEGSAIGTPGAVLHLDCLLTLMPDRGPNTETLVMVEADAEGYIAAIFLVPLAPLQTQMPYTLVKAAREPARRKLAQSACVSFTRGTRITLSTGEQRPIEEMRAGDRVLTRDDGIQEVRWVGQSTLRAVGDLAPILIRKGALNNSNDLIVSPSHRLMVYQRRDEIGAGAPELLVRARDLVNGGSVVVLDGGFTDYFQILFDQHHIIYAEGIAAESTFLDPVTRQVLPEDFWATRPGTLPAAHTRGAHGLDVNRSLLDRPDAVRLLKRSSLR; this is translated from the coding sequence ATGGGACAGACAGTGACTGCCAGCCTCTCTTCCGTTCAGGCCTACCCGGCCGAGCGTTTCCGTGTCGAATACGGCGCCAACGCGGGCGACCCGCTTGGCGTGCTGGAAGATCTGGTGCTGGACGACATCTATCTGCTCGACGGCCCGGCCCCGCCGCAGCGCCTTGGCATCGCCGCCCATCACGACGGCAGTTTCACCATTGCGGAAGGCAGCGCCATCGGCACCCCCGGCGCGGTGCTGCATCTTGACTGCCTGCTGACCCTGATGCCTGACCGCGGCCCCAACACTGAGACCCTGGTGATGGTGGAAGCCGACGCAGAGGGCTATATCGCTGCCATTTTCCTGGTGCCGCTGGCGCCGCTGCAGACCCAGATGCCCTACACGCTGGTGAAGGCTGCGCGCGAACCGGCCCGGCGCAAGCTGGCGCAGTCGGCCTGCGTCTCCTTTACCCGCGGCACCCGCATCACCCTGTCGACCGGCGAACAGCGCCCGATCGAAGAGATGCGCGCAGGCGACCGGGTGCTGACCCGCGACGACGGCATCCAGGAGGTGCGCTGGGTCGGCCAGTCCACCCTGCGCGCGGTGGGCGATCTGGCGCCGATCCTGATCCGCAAGGGTGCCCTCAACAATTCCAACGACCTGATCGTCAGCCCCAGCCACCGGCTGATGGTCTACCAGCGCAGGGATGAGATCGGCGCCGGCGCGCCGGAACTGCTGGTGCGCGCCCGCGATCTGGTGAACGGCGGCAGCGTGGTCGTGCTCGACGGCGGCTTTACCGACTACTTCCAGATCCTGTTCGACCAGCACCATATCATCTATGCCGAGGGCATCGCGGCCGAGAGCACCTTCCTGGATCCGGTCACCCGTCAGGTGCTGCCCGAGGATTTCTGGGCCACCCGCCCCGGCACCCTGCCGGCGGCCCACACACGCGGCGCCCACGGGCTGGACGTGAACCGCTCCCTGCTGGACCGGCCGGACGCGGTTCGGCTGCTGAAACGCTCTTCGCTGCGCTAA
- a CDS encoding SDR family oxidoreductase yields MDLGISGKRALVCASSKGLGLGCAEALAEAGVNLVMNARGSEALEASAQAIRDQYGVDMVTVAADVATPQGQKQVLDAAEGVDILVTNAGGPPPGMWTDWDREDFIKALDANMLAPIALMKALLPGMMERGWGRVVNITSVSVKSPVSVLGLSNSARAGLTGYVAGTSRQVAGHGVTINNLQPGIHATDRAVALDGGAAKAQGITPEEAQKQRFATIPAGRYGTRQEFGAACAFLCSQHAGFIVGQNILLDGGATNSTM; encoded by the coding sequence ATGGATCTGGGTATTTCGGGCAAGCGCGCGCTGGTCTGTGCCAGCAGCAAGGGGCTGGGCCTTGGCTGCGCAGAGGCGCTGGCGGAGGCCGGTGTGAACCTGGTGATGAACGCCCGCGGTTCAGAGGCGTTGGAGGCCTCGGCGCAGGCCATCCGTGACCAGTACGGCGTAGATATGGTGACGGTGGCTGCGGATGTCGCCACGCCGCAGGGCCAGAAGCAGGTGCTGGATGCGGCAGAGGGCGTCGATATCCTGGTCACCAACGCGGGCGGTCCGCCGCCGGGCATGTGGACCGATTGGGACCGCGAGGATTTCATCAAGGCCCTGGATGCCAACATGCTGGCGCCGATTGCGCTGATGAAGGCGCTGCTGCCCGGCATGATGGAGCGCGGCTGGGGCCGGGTGGTCAACATCACCTCGGTTTCGGTCAAATCGCCGGTGTCGGTGCTGGGGCTGTCGAACTCGGCCCGTGCAGGGCTGACGGGCTATGTCGCGGGCACTTCGCGGCAGGTGGCGGGCCACGGCGTCACCATCAACAACCTGCAGCCGGGCATCCATGCCACCGACCGCGCCGTGGCGCTGGATGGCGGCGCGGCCAAGGCGCAGGGGATCACCCCCGAAGAAGCGCAGAAACAGCGGTTTGCCACCATTCCCGCGGGCCGCTATGGCACCCGGCAGGAATTTGGTGCCGCCTGCGCCTTCCTGTGTTCGCAGCACGCGGGCTTTATCGTCGGGCAGAACATCCTGCTGGACGGCGGCGCCACCAACAGCACGATGTAA